From the genome of Streptomyces sp. NBC_00659, one region includes:
- a CDS encoding ArnT family glycosyltransferase yields MPVNGAVAPRALLGRLRRHRRAAFVVAVALLLLQMAVAMVSTAVEQTPTIDEPVYVGTATVYVQRHDLRYNPEHPPLGKLVIGIGLLFAHPHLDPAFKGDQTELGRHVLYESGNDPWRVMLWARLPVIVLTLLFGLVALAFARELSGRRGALVALALYTFSPDVIAHGSLATLDVPASGFLLTSVWLVWRARRRPFLYLPLSAVALGATVATKMSMLPAVPLVLLLAVVSVWHAGTTGGDTAPGSDPRAKARLLGRAAAAAAGMAVVAVAVVWVTYLAVDPRLRWTAPADLPAVHGLRALLVDHLPVPRPYRDGMRVQFGFENATWQGFLFGRLYQGSLWYYLPAALLVKTPLGMMALWTAGSLTLLAVRRLRPAAPYLLVPPALLLASAMTGSRDLGVRYALFMPVFLAVAAGCAVVPRGRRPERAGADRLRLPGWAGITRRPGPGWPGPVTAALVLFVGVSSLLTYPYYLPYSNEAFGGPGKTYLRLHDSNVDWGQDLGRLADRLKGHYPHEKVWLVYKGAGVPSAYGIDATDPRTVPAARVHGLLVVSDTAIDKADARLKALLAPSGRVEEIGHSITVFRRP; encoded by the coding sequence ATGCCGGTGAACGGCGCGGTGGCACCGCGCGCGCTCCTCGGACGGCTGCGGCGGCACAGACGGGCCGCGTTCGTCGTCGCCGTGGCCCTGCTGCTGCTCCAGATGGCCGTCGCCATGGTCAGTACGGCCGTCGAGCAGACCCCGACGATCGACGAGCCCGTGTACGTGGGCACCGCGACGGTCTACGTCCAGCGGCACGACCTGCGGTACAACCCCGAGCATCCGCCGCTGGGCAAGCTGGTCATCGGAATCGGTCTGCTGTTCGCGCACCCGCACCTCGACCCCGCGTTCAAGGGTGACCAGACCGAGCTCGGGCGGCATGTGCTGTACGAGTCCGGCAACGATCCCTGGCGGGTGATGCTGTGGGCGCGGTTGCCGGTGATCGTCCTGACGCTGCTGTTCGGTCTGGTCGCCCTCGCGTTCGCCCGTGAACTCTCGGGCAGGAGGGGCGCGTTGGTGGCCCTCGCGCTCTACACGTTCTCGCCCGACGTGATCGCGCACGGCTCGCTGGCCACGCTCGACGTTCCGGCGTCGGGGTTCCTGCTGACCTCGGTGTGGCTGGTGTGGCGGGCCAGGCGACGGCCGTTCCTGTACCTGCCGCTCTCGGCCGTGGCGCTCGGCGCGACGGTGGCGACCAAGATGAGCATGCTGCCGGCCGTTCCGCTGGTGCTGCTCCTCGCGGTCGTGTCCGTGTGGCACGCGGGCACCACCGGCGGGGACACGGCGCCGGGTAGCGACCCACGGGCGAAGGCCCGGCTGCTCGGACGCGCCGCCGCGGCCGCCGCCGGGATGGCCGTGGTCGCCGTCGCCGTGGTGTGGGTGACGTATCTGGCCGTCGATCCCCGGCTGCGCTGGACGGCGCCCGCGGATCTCCCGGCCGTGCACGGACTGCGCGCGCTGCTCGTCGACCACCTGCCCGTGCCGCGGCCGTACCGGGACGGTATGCGGGTCCAGTTCGGTTTCGAGAACGCGACCTGGCAGGGCTTCCTCTTCGGCCGGCTCTACCAGGGGTCTCTCTGGTACTACCTGCCGGCGGCGCTGCTGGTGAAGACCCCGCTCGGCATGATGGCGCTCTGGACGGCCGGTTCGCTCACCCTTCTGGCCGTACGCCGGCTGCGCCCCGCGGCCCCGTACCTCCTGGTCCCGCCGGCACTGCTGCTGGCCTCGGCGATGACCGGCTCCCGCGATCTCGGCGTGCGCTACGCCCTGTTCATGCCGGTGTTCCTCGCGGTCGCGGCGGGCTGCGCCGTGGTCCCGCGCGGGCGCCGGCCGGAACGGGCCGGGGCCGATCGGCTGCGCCTGCCGGGGTGGGCGGGGATCACGCGGCGGCCCGGGCCGGGGTGGCCGGGGCCGGTGACGGCGGCGCTGGTCCTGTTCGTCGGCGTCAGTTCGCTGCTGACGTACCCGTACTACCTGCCGTACTCGAACGAGGCGTTCGGCGGCCCGGGGAAGACCTATCTGCGTCTGCACGACTCCAACGTCGACTGGGGCCAGGACCTCGGCCGCCTCGCCGACCGGCTGAAGGGGCACTATCCCCACGAGAAGGTGTGGCTCGTCTACAAGGGCGCCGGGGTGCCGTCCGCCTACGGCATCGACGCGACCGACCCCCGTACGGTGCCCGCGGCCCGGGTGCACGGACTGCTCGTCGTCTCCGACACCGCGATCGACAAGGCCGACGCCCGCCTGAAGGCGCTGCTGGCCCCGAGCGGACGGGTCGAGGAGATCGGCCACTCGATCACCGTGTTCCGGAGACCGTGA
- a CDS encoding HdeD family acid-resistance protein has translation MTESHGPAPHTRPEPGPGGQAYAPPGDPAVVLDRVGASWTWLLGSAVATLIPGILILVWPDETLHVLAVLLGLYLLVIGLFRFVSVFGHREQGNRFATLLISVLYVLAGVLCLRNPLQTIAALSLILGIVWLVSGVLTAYTALAARDLPHRGFVLCAAAIGIIAGIVVLALPTESARALTRLLGLWMVLIGLVELAVAFALRAALRRAVSAGPRDPASPY, from the coding sequence ATGACGGAATCGCATGGTCCGGCACCGCACACCAGACCCGAACCCGGGCCCGGGGGCCAGGCCTACGCGCCCCCGGGGGACCCCGCGGTCGTGCTGGACCGCGTCGGCGCCTCCTGGACCTGGCTCCTCGGCTCGGCCGTCGCGACGCTGATCCCCGGCATCCTGATCCTGGTCTGGCCGGACGAGACCCTGCACGTCCTCGCGGTTCTCCTGGGCCTCTACCTGCTGGTGATCGGCCTGTTCCGGTTCGTGTCCGTCTTCGGCCACCGGGAGCAGGGCAACCGGTTCGCCACGCTGCTGATCTCGGTGCTCTACGTCCTGGCCGGCGTCCTGTGTCTGCGAAACCCGCTGCAGACCATCGCCGCGCTCTCCCTGATCCTCGGCATCGTCTGGCTCGTGTCCGGCGTGCTGACCGCGTACACCGCCCTCGCGGCCAGGGACCTGCCGCACCGCGGCTTCGTCCTGTGCGCGGCGGCGATCGGCATCATCGCGGGCATCGTCGTACTGGCCCTGCCGACCGAGTCGGCCCGCGCCCTGACCCGGCTGCTCGGTCTGTGGATGGTGCTGATCGGTCTGGTCGAACTGGCCGTGGCCTTCGCCTTGCGGGCCGCGCTGCGCCGGGCGGTCTCCGCCGGGCCGCGCGACCCGGCCTCCCCGTACTGA